From Gimesia panareensis, the proteins below share one genomic window:
- a CDS encoding DUF1570 domain-containing protein, whose protein sequence is MRQLCSRFSVYLLLMVLAHSLSALELRADLFTYVNEEGATITEEAALYGSGKRGGEMLHALLKADGSLTLVPQGKIQKRELKAAPQPLTVKQLANNLQKKFGADKFRFFLEKPFVIGIVLAAPLDGSDRTEVRVQSFMKKAGRFMHNVDVIFETYAKKMGIELQDYEFPMAMLVFESDDDFEAYAKETTGLGDGASNVLAYYSGLSNNLILRMSECSSFDTPLHEAIHLQTTNRGVVKRLAPIPTWFMEGIATGFEGDGDRINVSPDRINTHYALMSGIAKLLDWGEVVALNGVFRGSILSGDAYVHAWGLHWMLVTKHPDAYLKYVQHLSTKEPFEESSPKERYEEFVKILKVPPESLQLRFKIELIQAILKQKIKLPPLDDRTVHLEKHKQEMAIVKVTATSYSRGAPPRIEGWLQNISPFRPMTFHVTVQTDAGTYAEWYLPEVGIRRKLKLNPQTANKLMRGGEGGSWKTYHVEVEAAYPGSETAQAWAKGDLPVPVMTRRVRIDPGN, encoded by the coding sequence GCTCCGGCAAACGCGGAGGCGAGATGCTGCACGCGCTGCTCAAAGCGGATGGCTCTCTGACGCTGGTGCCTCAGGGGAAAATTCAGAAGCGGGAGCTCAAAGCCGCCCCGCAGCCACTGACCGTGAAACAGCTGGCAAACAATCTGCAGAAAAAATTTGGAGCCGACAAGTTTCGTTTTTTTCTCGAGAAACCGTTTGTGATCGGGATTGTGCTGGCAGCGCCACTCGATGGCTCGGATCGTACGGAAGTCCGGGTGCAATCGTTTATGAAAAAAGCGGGACGCTTCATGCATAACGTGGATGTCATCTTTGAAACGTATGCAAAGAAGATGGGCATCGAACTGCAGGATTACGAATTTCCGATGGCGATGCTGGTCTTCGAATCGGATGACGACTTCGAAGCGTATGCGAAAGAAACAACCGGGCTGGGGGACGGCGCTTCGAATGTGCTGGCTTACTATTCCGGCCTGTCTAACAACCTGATCCTGCGGATGAGCGAATGCAGTTCATTTGATACACCCCTGCACGAAGCGATCCACCTGCAAACAACGAATCGCGGCGTTGTGAAACGGCTGGCCCCGATTCCCACCTGGTTCATGGAAGGTATCGCCACTGGCTTTGAAGGGGATGGCGATCGGATCAATGTCAGCCCGGATCGAATCAATACGCATTATGCTCTGATGTCCGGCATTGCCAAACTCCTCGACTGGGGGGAAGTGGTGGCGCTGAATGGCGTCTTTCGGGGAAGTATCCTTTCGGGAGATGCCTACGTACATGCCTGGGGGCTGCACTGGATGCTGGTCACGAAACATCCTGATGCGTATCTCAAATATGTCCAGCATCTCTCGACCAAAGAACCGTTTGAAGAATCGTCACCCAAAGAACGCTACGAAGAATTCGTGAAAATTCTGAAAGTTCCGCCTGAATCACTGCAGCTCCGGTTTAAAATTGAACTGATCCAGGCCATTTTAAAGCAGAAAATCAAACTGCCTCCTCTGGATGATCGGACGGTCCACCTGGAGAAGCATAAGCAGGAGATGGCCATCGTGAAGGTAACCGCCACCTCCTACTCGCGCGGGGCGCCACCCCGGATTGAAGGCTGGTTGCAGAATATCTCCCCCTTCCGTCCGATGACGTTTCACGTCACGGTGCAGACCGATGCCGGCACCTATGCCGAATGGTATCTGCCCGAAGTCGGGATTCGCCGGAAACTCAAGTTAAACCCGCAGACGGCCAACAAGCTGATGCGGGGCGGGGAGGGAGGCAGCTGGAAGACCTACCACGTGGAAGTGGAAGCTGCCTATCCCGGTAGTGAAACGGCCCAGGCCTGGGCGAAAGGTGATCTGCCGGTACCTGTCATGACGCGTCGCGTTCGGATTGACCCCGGAAATTAA
- a CDS encoding sugar phosphate isomerase/epimerase family protein gives MKLSLSVRIAEAACKTKLNIPFADLAQMAADLGYQALCMRASVVGVQSSDEELQQVRSIVDQAGLVVSMITADMNIPQNNDQSPQALQDFGPTLHVAEMLGSRLIRVCLKQESDIPHAQRACDQAAEQGIQLVHQFHPACLFEELERSIAVLKQIDRPNFGVIYEPASLLMCGQPYDEPVLREILPWLKNVYVQNLVITEDGPDHLETWCLGDRPFQLLPYWDESGRGIDFRQVLAGLNAVDYDGFFTIHQAEGIVTADDARNYAARCKEWVDSLDS, from the coding sequence ATGAAACTCTCCCTCTCGGTGCGGATCGCGGAAGCGGCCTGCAAGACTAAATTAAATATCCCTTTTGCCGACCTGGCTCAGATGGCGGCGGATCTGGGTTACCAGGCACTCTGCATGCGGGCCAGCGTCGTGGGAGTACAGAGTTCCGACGAGGAACTTCAGCAGGTCCGGTCGATCGTCGATCAGGCGGGGTTAGTGGTGTCCATGATCACTGCCGACATGAACATCCCCCAGAATAACGATCAGTCTCCCCAGGCGCTGCAGGACTTCGGTCCGACATTGCATGTGGCCGAGATGCTGGGGAGCCGGCTGATCCGGGTCTGCCTTAAACAGGAATCCGACATTCCGCATGCTCAGAGGGCCTGCGATCAGGCGGCCGAGCAGGGGATTCAGCTCGTGCATCAGTTTCATCCTGCCTGTCTGTTTGAAGAGTTGGAACGGTCGATCGCAGTTTTAAAACAGATCGATCGTCCCAACTTCGGTGTGATTTACGAACCGGCCAGCCTGCTGATGTGTGGCCAGCCTTACGACGAACCTGTCCTGCGAGAGATTCTGCCCTGGTTGAAAAATGTGTATGTGCAGAACCTGGTCATTACCGAGGATGGCCCCGATCATCTGGAGACCTGGTGTCTGGGAGACCGTCCATTTCAGTTACTCCCCTACTGGGATGAGAGTGGACGCGGAATCGATTTCCGGCAGGTGCTGGCGGGTTTAAATGCGGTCGACTATGATGGCTTCTTTACCATCCATCAGGCGGAAGGGATCGTCACTGCCGACGATGCCCGTAATTACGCCGCCCGTTGCAAAGAGTGGGTGGATTCGCTGGACTCCTGA
- a CDS encoding sulfatase-like hydrolase/transferase has translation MKKAFVVSFEQLPAFLLGCYGHQWIETPNFDRLASMSVVFDQHFANDLTTRKNSFPWWTGQTIPGTGGSDANESACFVSRLKTRNVKTTLLLETEAATGRTADMRAQEPFFAAFDQVETVTGKNGFEVSEVETPFARLMQTTLEQLPDWMAQPEDQLVWIRSEGVPQTPLVPEFYATLYLDEVLDQGDEAEPEETLTDELPVEPVLTDEDLDEFEDELDLAEEEDWEELIRAVVALFQSPEEWAELDDDERRMARAVYAGYVTLLDQWLGRFLDQLLEYAEQQSVLLIVTAARGSSELLGPVRDVENWGLFEETTHVPLLIFDSENDQQGNRRQFLSQSADLPATLSAWWGIAAEESSCGGTDLLALIADQGGFKEPVLSAASDQAIAIRTSEFYYLKRREEQQPSTAEEALPLQEETAEQLYQKPTDRWDVYEQHSQHPETVAALRELLEEKQTGTTS, from the coding sequence ATGAAGAAAGCTTTTGTAGTCAGTTTCGAACAGCTCCCCGCGTTCCTGCTGGGCTGTTACGGACATCAATGGATTGAAACTCCCAATTTCGATCGCCTGGCGTCAATGTCAGTGGTCTTTGATCAACATTTCGCCAATGATCTCACTACGCGCAAAAACTCATTTCCCTGGTGGACCGGTCAGACCATTCCTGGTACAGGTGGCTCAGATGCAAATGAGTCAGCGTGTTTTGTCTCACGTTTGAAAACCCGGAATGTCAAAACGACCCTGCTGCTCGAAACAGAAGCCGCTACCGGGCGTACCGCTGACATGCGTGCGCAGGAACCTTTCTTCGCCGCCTTTGATCAGGTGGAAACGGTCACGGGAAAGAATGGATTTGAAGTCAGCGAAGTAGAAACGCCCTTTGCGCGGCTGATGCAGACGACTCTGGAGCAGCTACCCGACTGGATGGCGCAGCCCGAGGATCAGCTGGTCTGGATTCGTTCCGAGGGAGTACCTCAAACCCCGCTGGTACCCGAATTCTATGCGACGCTCTATCTGGACGAAGTCCTCGATCAGGGAGACGAAGCCGAGCCTGAGGAAACGCTCACAGACGAACTGCCCGTAGAGCCGGTACTCACGGATGAGGATCTGGATGAGTTTGAAGACGAGCTCGATCTCGCAGAGGAAGAAGACTGGGAAGAACTGATCCGAGCTGTTGTGGCGCTGTTTCAAAGCCCTGAGGAGTGGGCCGAACTCGATGATGACGAGCGTCGGATGGCGCGGGCCGTCTATGCGGGATATGTAACGCTGCTCGATCAGTGGCTGGGGCGTTTCCTGGATCAATTGCTGGAGTATGCAGAACAGCAGTCGGTCCTGTTGATCGTCACCGCGGCACGGGGCAGCAGTGAACTGCTCGGCCCTGTGCGTGATGTCGAAAACTGGGGACTGTTTGAAGAGACTACTCACGTTCCTTTGCTGATCTTTGATTCTGAGAATGACCAGCAGGGGAATCGAAGGCAGTTTCTCTCTCAATCTGCAGACCTCCCGGCGACCCTCTCCGCCTGGTGGGGAATCGCTGCTGAAGAATCAAGCTGTGGGGGCACAGATCTACTGGCTTTGATCGCAGATCAGGGTGGATTCAAAGAGCCGGTGCTCAGCGCAGCCAGTGATCAGGCGATTGCAATTCGCACCTCGGAATTTTATTATCTGAAACGCAGAGAAGAGCAGCAGCCCTCCACTGCGGAAGAGGCACTTCCCCTGCAGGAAGAAACCGCCGAACAGCTCTATCAGAAACCGACCGACCGCTGGGACGTCTATGAACAGCATTCACAGCACCCGGAGACGGTGGCTGCGTTAAGAGAGCTGCTGGAAGAAAAACAGACCGGAACCACATCATGA
- the arsC gene encoding arsenate reductase (glutaredoxin) (This arsenate reductase requires both glutathione and glutaredoxin to convert arsenate to arsenite, after which the efflux transporter formed by ArsA and ArsB can extrude the arsenite from the cell, providing resistance.), with product MKIYHNPRCGKSRQTLALIEAAGIEPEVIEYLKTPPTAEELDAILKKLKLEPQDLMRKGEEIYKELKLAEQELTREEAIAVMLEHPKLIERPIVVQGRKAVLGRPPENVNELL from the coding sequence ATGAAAATTTACCATAATCCCCGTTGTGGCAAGAGCCGCCAGACACTCGCGTTAATCGAAGCTGCCGGCATTGAGCCGGAAGTCATTGAATATCTGAAAACTCCCCCCACGGCAGAAGAACTGGATGCCATCCTGAAGAAACTCAAACTGGAGCCTCAGGATTTGATGCGAAAAGGGGAAGAGATCTATAAAGAGCTCAAACTGGCAGAGCAGGAGCTGACCCGCGAGGAAGCGATCGCCGTTATGCTGGAACATCCCAAACTGATCGAACGACCGATCGTCGTTCAGGGACGCAAAGCTGTGCTGGGACGCCCGCCGGAAAACGTCAACGAACTGCTCTAA
- a CDS encoding zinc ribbon domain-containing protein, translated as MPIKFRCQHCDQLMGISRSKAGDVVDCPTCGMSVRVPGLDGEVAPLPKPRLNLKDAELANALDELAALGSNQTLEKKQRELQSQAATASPQERLAVPEEAFKAIPVKSVEPLTAPEPVEPPSSHPVPETPATPVSQKNVAVSDATDVNHEEELSHLASLAQKRASNVLAEKKKGRLKRSARFELPTGTWVIILLMFGALTFSIGLLVGRNL; from the coding sequence ATGCCGATCAAATTTCGATGCCAGCACTGTGATCAACTCATGGGGATTTCCCGTTCCAAAGCGGGTGATGTTGTGGACTGTCCGACTTGTGGAATGTCGGTCCGCGTCCCCGGCCTGGATGGAGAAGTCGCCCCCCTGCCCAAACCCAGGCTGAATCTCAAAGATGCAGAGCTGGCCAATGCCCTGGATGAGCTGGCTGCCCTGGGTTCCAATCAGACACTCGAGAAAAAACAGCGTGAGCTGCAAAGCCAGGCTGCGACAGCCTCGCCACAGGAACGTCTGGCCGTCCCAGAAGAAGCTTTCAAAGCAATTCCGGTCAAGTCGGTTGAACCGCTCACTGCTCCGGAACCGGTCGAGCCCCCCTCGTCACATCCTGTTCCAGAAACTCCTGCGACACCAGTCAGCCAGAAAAATGTGGCCGTGTCTGACGCTACCGATGTCAATCACGAGGAAGAGCTGTCTCATCTGGCCAGCCTCGCGCAGAAACGGGCTTCGAACGTTCTGGCCGAAAAGAAAAAAGGACGCCTGAAACGCAGTGCCCGCTTTGAATTGCCCACTGGAACCTGGGTGATCATCCTGCTGATGTTCGGTGCCCTGACTTTTTCGATCGGTCTGCTGGTCGGTCGCAACCTGTAG
- a CDS encoding Gfo/Idh/MocA family oxidoreductase, with the protein MDVEEFLKRDVNRRQFLDRSARNAAGMAAGVVGLASNMALADSAPNERVVLAGIGMRGQGKFLTSSMASFPDVQIKTICDVDEAVLPAAVKSIEKEQGTAPGFVSDFRKVLDDPEIDGVVIATPDHWHALMAIMACQAGKDVYVEKPVSHNLNEGIKIIEAARKYQRVVQSGIHQRSGAHFQSAVEFVQSGKLGEVKLAKAWIIHRRKSIGKKKNTAVPPGVNYDLWLGPAASRPFNPNRFHYNWHWFWDYGTGEMGNWGVHMLDIARWGLGVDLPERISASGGNYFFNDDQETPDTQVVQYHYPGKTLVWEHRLWSVHGMEGRNAAAAFYGDKGTLVVDRGGWKVYDQKDAATSGTSDQATTHHRNFIDCIKTRNKPTSDIEIGHVSSALCHLGNVAYRAGQEIEFDPQQNRVIGNEQAQVFLGREYRSKWELPQI; encoded by the coding sequence GTGGATGTAGAAGAATTTCTGAAACGGGACGTCAACCGAAGACAGTTTCTGGATCGTAGTGCACGCAATGCCGCCGGGATGGCTGCTGGTGTCGTCGGTCTGGCCAGCAACATGGCCTTGGCAGACTCTGCACCGAATGAACGCGTCGTGCTGGCCGGTATCGGTATGCGGGGGCAGGGAAAATTCCTGACCTCCAGTATGGCCTCTTTTCCCGACGTGCAGATCAAAACGATCTGTGATGTCGACGAAGCTGTACTTCCGGCTGCTGTGAAATCGATCGAAAAAGAGCAGGGGACCGCCCCCGGATTTGTCAGCGACTTTCGCAAGGTGCTCGACGATCCGGAGATCGACGGCGTCGTGATCGCCACCCCGGATCACTGGCACGCATTGATGGCCATCATGGCCTGCCAGGCCGGTAAAGACGTGTATGTGGAGAAGCCGGTCTCGCATAATCTGAATGAAGGCATCAAAATCATCGAGGCGGCCCGTAAGTATCAACGCGTGGTGCAGTCGGGCATTCATCAGCGGAGTGGTGCGCATTTTCAATCGGCTGTCGAATTTGTCCAGAGCGGAAAACTGGGTGAGGTCAAACTGGCCAAAGCCTGGATCATTCATCGCCGCAAATCGATTGGCAAAAAGAAAAACACAGCCGTTCCTCCCGGTGTCAATTATGATCTCTGGCTGGGACCCGCCGCCAGTCGTCCCTTTAATCCGAACCGCTTTCATTACAACTGGCACTGGTTCTGGGATTACGGCACCGGGGAGATGGGGAACTGGGGCGTGCATATGCTGGACATCGCCCGCTGGGGACTGGGCGTTGATCTGCCCGAACGAATCTCTGCTTCCGGGGGCAATTATTTCTTCAACGACGATCAGGAAACGCCGGACACCCAGGTGGTGCAGTACCACTATCCCGGTAAAACACTCGTCTGGGAGCATCGGCTCTGGAGTGTGCATGGCATGGAAGGACGCAACGCCGCGGCTGCCTTCTATGGCGATAAGGGAACGCTGGTCGTCGATCGGGGGGGCTGGAAAGTCTACGATCAGAAAGACGCAGCGACTTCCGGCACCAGCGATCAGGCAACAACACATCACCGGAATTTCATCGACTGCATCAAGACCCGTAACAAGCCGACGTCAGATATTGAAATCGGTCATGTCTCCAGTGCACTCTGTCATCTGGGGAACGTGGCCTACCGGGCCGGACAGGAGATTGAATTCGATCCGCAGCAGAACCGGGTCATCGGCAATGAACAGGCGCAGGTGTTCCTGGGGCGGGAATATCGTTCGAAATGGGAACTGCCCCAGATCTGA
- a CDS encoding type II secretion system F family protein yields the protein MFTPTTITIFYALCGAIILWMLVRIIRKRRNNQSVEQQPEEVVATPEKESYSPSAASTSTTPATWEHRQLFRTDSKELEGAEQNLPHIEAGEVPSMGTDDYVFGSATPALSEMMPESEGRRAQTKKELQAAGYYQPHALQNFSAIRYVSILGTLLFFGVLLIISPERFEIPILLGMLLVPILVWAVPFLFVSGQASDRRSEIEQGIPDMLDMLNMCVSQGMTVPHALKKIIGELGKVYPALAQELKIVMEQASIGTFTQALSNFSKRIDVPEVHSFSALLIQTDQMGTDVTSALQEYSDNMRESLQQRADEKANKATFKLLFPTVFCLMPAIYIFLLGPAIVELSDFFHSGGRDSLNSTTDLFQQVGTQQ from the coding sequence ATGTTTACACCAACAACCATTACAATTTTTTACGCACTCTGTGGTGCCATCATTCTCTGGATGCTGGTCCGTATTATCCGCAAACGACGGAATAATCAGAGTGTCGAGCAACAGCCTGAAGAGGTAGTAGCCACTCCTGAAAAGGAAAGCTATTCTCCCTCGGCTGCCTCAACCAGTACGACTCCCGCGACCTGGGAACACCGTCAGCTGTTCAGAACAGACAGCAAGGAACTGGAAGGCGCGGAGCAGAACCTGCCTCACATCGAAGCGGGCGAAGTCCCTTCCATGGGGACTGATGACTATGTCTTCGGTTCCGCGACTCCTGCCCTGTCAGAGATGATGCCAGAATCGGAAGGGCGACGGGCACAGACGAAAAAAGAACTTCAGGCCGCTGGTTACTATCAACCTCATGCCCTGCAGAACTTTTCTGCGATTCGATATGTCTCCATTCTGGGCACACTGCTGTTTTTCGGCGTGCTGCTGATCATCTCTCCCGAGCGGTTCGAAATCCCGATTCTGCTGGGGATGCTGCTCGTGCCGATCCTGGTCTGGGCGGTTCCCTTCCTGTTCGTCAGTGGTCAGGCTTCTGACCGTCGCAGTGAAATTGAACAGGGGATCCCGGACATGCTGGACATGCTCAATATGTGTGTGTCACAGGGGATGACCGTGCCACACGCATTGAAGAAAATTATCGGCGAACTGGGCAAAGTGTATCCGGCTCTCGCTCAGGAACTGAAAATCGTCATGGAGCAGGCCTCGATCGGCACATTCACTCAGGCACTGTCCAATTTCAGTAAACGAATCGATGTGCCGGAAGTGCACTCCTTTTCCGCCCTGCTGATCCAGACCGACCAGATGGGTACCGACGTGACTTCGGCGCTGCAGGAATACAGTGATAACATGCGTGAAAGTCTGCAGCAGCGTGCAGATGAGAAAGCCAACAAAGCCACATTCAAACTGCTGTTCCCGACCGTGTTCTGTCTGATGCCGGCAATTTACATCTTTCTGCTCGGCCCGGCGATCGTGGAACTGTCTGACTTCTTCCACTCCGGAGGCAGAGACAGTCTGAACAGCACGACCGACCTGTTCCAGCAGGTGGGAACGCAACAATAA
- a CDS encoding type II secretion system F family protein: MATDATMNPNPSAADFTDILRDRDRYAVPDSTQLSNRLNGSFDELIVHSGVEANPAVILFFCLLSSVLFGGLIYIIQENFLSTSIAFMAGGLAPIGYLYFRRGRRQTQINEQLSDMIDELARAAKTGRSLTHCFVNVSEKTPAPLGTELKEASRRLQMGVSMKAALDGLYERTGVASLNILSMALIVHQETGGDLVKVLERLARTIRDRMLFLGRLKTATAGSRATAVLMISLPPLILGFFVLRDPTYLTTLMASSWGRGATFTAIGLQVVGSLWVLRILKTSQRT, from the coding sequence ATGGCCACTGATGCCACAATGAACCCCAATCCATCTGCAGCCGACTTCACGGACATTCTCCGCGACCGGGACCGCTACGCCGTCCCGGATTCCACCCAGCTCAGCAACCGGCTGAACGGCAGTTTTGACGAATTGATCGTGCACTCCGGAGTGGAAGCAAACCCGGCAGTGATCCTGTTTTTCTGTCTGTTGAGTTCAGTCCTGTTTGGCGGACTGATCTATATCATTCAGGAAAACTTCCTGTCGACTTCCATCGCCTTTATGGCGGGTGGACTGGCTCCGATCGGCTATCTTTACTTCCGGCGAGGTCGACGTCAGACACAGATCAACGAACAGCTGTCCGACATGATCGACGAGTTGGCTCGTGCCGCGAAAACGGGGCGGAGCCTGACTCACTGTTTTGTCAACGTGTCTGAAAAAACACCGGCTCCCCTGGGAACCGAACTCAAAGAAGCCTCCCGTCGACTACAGATGGGAGTTTCGATGAAAGCGGCCCTGGATGGTCTGTATGAACGGACCGGAGTTGCCAGTCTGAACATTCTTTCGATGGCTCTGATCGTGCATCAGGAAACCGGGGGTGACCTGGTGAAAGTTCTCGAACGACTGGCTCGAACGATTCGCGACCGTATGCTGTTCCTGGGACGCTTGAAGACCGCCACTGCGGGTAGCCGTGCCACAGCGGTTCTGATGATTTCGTTACCTCCACTGATCCTCGGGTTCTTCGTCTTACGCGACCCGACTTATCTGACGACCTTGATGGCGTCCTCCTGGGGACGTGGTGCCACCTTTACCGCTATCGGGTTGCAGGTCGTCGGCTCACTGTGGGTCTTGCGTATCCTGAAAACCAGTCAACGTACCTGA
- a CDS encoding CpaF family protein, with amino-acid sequence MVLQSEAPLTSPTTDARKAFQRLKTKLHRQMVDAIDFSKAGELPEADLRQKLRGLAEHLCMQQDIALDQKNRDIMVREILDEIYGFGPLEPLMSDPDVSDVLVNGADRVFVERRGLLEETDISFADDEHLLQLIHRLVGRAGRRIDEVSPMVDAKLPDGSRLNAVIPPLALKGPTLSIRRFRTQALLFDDMVQMGSLAPDMAKFLEMAVQGRLNILISGGTGAGKTTLLNNLSRYITDRERIVTIEQTSELQLQQPDVVSLEARPSNIEGQGEINQRELLKNSLRMRPDRIIVGESRGGEVLEMLQAMNTGHDGSMSTVHANDTRDALDRLELMIALSGAELPNAIARRYIASAVHLLVHITRLPNGERKVMRISELIGYQNGEYMVEDLFVYRITNVDPDGTVHGNFYATGHQPVAMNWLTQTNFNENADLFHARELPLSENQTDQQNEQES; translated from the coding sequence ATGGTTTTACAAAGTGAAGCACCTCTCACAAGTCCAACGACGGATGCCCGCAAAGCCTTTCAGCGGCTGAAAACCAAACTGCATCGGCAGATGGTGGATGCGATCGACTTTTCCAAAGCCGGTGAGTTACCGGAAGCCGACTTGCGACAGAAACTGCGCGGGCTGGCCGAACACCTGTGTATGCAGCAGGATATCGCGCTGGATCAGAAGAACCGCGACATCATGGTTCGTGAGATCCTGGACGAAATTTACGGTTTCGGTCCGCTGGAACCACTGATGAGCGATCCGGATGTCAGCGACGTGCTGGTCAACGGAGCAGACCGGGTCTTCGTGGAACGCCGGGGTCTGCTGGAAGAAACCGATATCAGCTTCGCCGATGACGAACATCTGCTGCAGCTGATTCACCGTCTCGTGGGCCGGGCAGGACGTCGTATCGACGAAGTCTCTCCCATGGTCGACGCCAAACTGCCGGACGGTTCCCGTCTGAACGCGGTGATTCCGCCACTGGCTCTGAAAGGCCCGACACTTTCCATTCGTCGTTTCCGAACCCAGGCGCTGCTGTTCGATGACATGGTCCAGATGGGATCACTGGCTCCGGATATGGCGAAGTTCCTGGAAATGGCAGTGCAAGGACGATTGAACATTCTGATCAGTGGTGGTACCGGTGCCGGTAAAACGACTTTGCTGAATAACCTGAGTCGCTACATCACCGATCGCGAACGTATTGTGACCATCGAACAGACATCCGAACTTCAGTTGCAGCAACCCGACGTGGTTTCCCTGGAAGCCCGGCCTTCCAACATTGAAGGCCAAGGAGAAATCAACCAGCGTGAACTGTTGAAGAACTCTCTGCGAATGCGTCCTGACCGAATTATCGTCGGCGAATCGCGCGGCGGGGAAGTTCTGGAAATGCTGCAGGCGATGAATACCGGTCACGATGGTTCGATGAGTACCGTCCACGCTAACGATACACGCGACGCACTGGACCGTCTCGAGTTGATGATCGCGTTGTCCGGTGCAGAACTTCCGAACGCGATTGCCCGACGGTACATCGCCTCCGCGGTCCACCTGCTCGTGCACATCACCCGTCTCCCCAACGGGGAACGTAAGGTGATGCGTATTTCGGAACTCATCGGTTACCAGAACGGCGAATACATGGTGGAAGACCTGTTTGTCTACCGCATTACCAACGTAGATCCCGATGGAACCGTACACGGCAACTTCTATGCCACTGGGCACCAGCCTGTGGCCATGAACTGGCTCACCCAGACCAACTTCAATGAAAATGCCGATCTGTTCCATGCCCGGGAACTGCCCCTGTCTGAAAATCAAACGGACCAGCAGAATGAACAGGAGAGTTAA
- the cpaB gene encoding Flp pilus assembly protein CpaB → MKSLTPAKVTLLMFGVFGVLIAAYIGKRLLAGKEEAPPVATRNIPMAISELEPGTLVTEEHLGLGPIAIKNLKPEMMTSNKVIVGRIVKERIPAATPISTGQLYPAGETPPLKVEPGMRAISVPLESSVDLVDGLIKPGEYVDVHMTPSGLNNDRRMNGGMTLTLFKGVRVIAINRSYTQINNSRRGTNVTLELTPEQANIMILARDRGAITMSYTPEGKGDGGVAVSNADKATLYEILGLKTPEKPKEKEPPQPFVVEGYYGSSRSVNRFDKDGQRIGDYDSHNRGGGRAFNSGGYLDPYWGGGSGTDTDTDSISTPRRQQAPTAPNGYGPTAQQGQQPPANYPGGSMQQQGSYARSVYPQNPAVGR, encoded by the coding sequence GTGAAAAGCCTGACCCCTGCAAAAGTGACTCTGTTGATGTTTGGCGTCTTCGGTGTCCTGATTGCAGCCTATATCGGTAAAAGACTGTTGGCAGGAAAAGAGGAAGCCCCGCCAGTTGCAACTCGAAACATTCCCATGGCGATCAGTGAACTGGAGCCGGGTACCCTGGTCACCGAAGAACACCTCGGTCTGGGTCCCATCGCCATCAAGAACCTGAAGCCGGAAATGATGACTTCGAACAAAGTTATCGTCGGGCGTATCGTCAAGGAACGTATTCCGGCGGCAACCCCGATTTCCACTGGTCAGCTCTATCCCGCTGGTGAGACACCGCCGCTGAAGGTAGAACCGGGCATGCGGGCGATTTCCGTACCGCTGGAATCCTCGGTCGATCTGGTCGACGGTCTGATCAAGCCAGGTGAATATGTCGATGTCCACATGACCCCCAGTGGTTTGAATAACGACCGACGCATGAACGGCGGTATGACACTGACCCTGTTTAAAGGGGTGCGGGTCATTGCGATTAACCGCAGTTATACCCAGATCAACAACAGCCGTCGTGGGACGAACGTCACTCTGGAACTGACTCCGGAGCAGGCCAATATCATGATCCTGGCCCGCGATCGCGGGGCGATCACGATGAGCTACACCCCCGAAGGCAAAGGGGATGGCGGAGTCGCGGTCAGTAATGCCGACAAAGCAACACTGTATGAAATCCTGGGACTGAAAACCCCGGAGAAACCCAAAGAAAAAGAACCGCCCCAACCCTTTGTGGTCGAAGGCTATTATGGCTCCAGTCGCAGTGTGAACCGGTTCGACAAAGACGGTCAGCGGATCGGCGACTATGACTCCCACAACCGGGGAGGCGGCCGTGCCTTCAACTCCGGTGGTTACCTGGATCCCTACTGGGGCGGCGGTTCCGGCACTGATACGGACACCGATTCCATCAGTACGCCCCGGCGTCAGCAGGCCCCCACTGCACCGAATGGATATGGACCAACTGCCCAGCAGGGGCAACAGCCCCCTGCGAATTACCCGGGTGGTTCTATGCAGCAGCAGGGATCTTACGCTCGTAGTGTCTATCCGCAGAACCCCGCTGTAGGACGATAA